From Clostridium sp. SY8519:
CGGATGCATCTGGGAGAGGGAACCGGCGCGGTGGCCCTGTTCCCGCTGCTGGATCTGTCGGCGGCAGTGTATCATACAATGAGCACCTTTGAGCAGATTCGTGTGGAAGCGTATGAAGAACTGGAATAACCCTATGCATATCTGGTATGACCTGAAAATTTCTCCAATGGTACAATATTTGTAATGAGTGAACACAGGTAAAGGAGGAACCCTCGGGCAGACAGGGACAGCAGACATGACGATTGCACAGATCAAATATTTTATCGCTGTGGCGAAGTGCCTCAGTTTTACAAAAGCGGCGGAACAGCTGTTTATTACCCAGCCGGCGCTGAGCCGCCATATCCGTAATATGGAGGAAGAGCTGAATATCCAGCTTTTTGTCCGCACCGGAAGCGGAATTCATCTGACTCCGGCGGGAATATCACTGTTTGAGGGATTTTCGTCAATCTATGAGTCCTATACCGGTCAGGTGGCCCGGGCGGAAAAGATTCAGGCCGGACTCAGCGGCCGGCTGAAAATCGGTGTGCTTTCACAGACGAATATCGCGGATTTTATGCCCCTGATCTATCATGATTTTCAGAAAAATCATCCGAATGTGGATCTTTGGTTTACCCAGGGGTCATTTTCTTCGCTTCTGGACGGGCTGTATGCCGGGGACCTGGACCTGGTATTTACGCTGCAGTTTGAAATCGAACGGAAAAAAAGCATCGTCTATCAGTATGTGGATCATTCCAGAGACCATATTGTGCTCAGCCGCTATCATCCGCTGGCAGCCCGGGAAGATCTGGTTCTGGAGGATCTGAAAGATGAGAAATTCGTCATGATTTCCCCGGAGGACAATCCGGAGTCTTCCGGACTGATTTTTGATCTGTGCAAGAGGCATGGGTTTGTGCCCCAGGCCGTTTATGCCACTTCCCTGGAGGAGCAGATCCTCTGGATCGAGGCAGGAATCGGCGTAACGATTCTGGATTCCCGCTGCGAACTGAAAAACAACCGGGAAGTGAAATTTTATGAAATGGACAGCAACTGGGATCCGTCCCTGGTTCTGTGCTGGAACCAGCACAATTACAATCCCTTAATCGCGGTCTTTCTTCAGAAGATGAACGAAGTTCTGGGACTGGAGGATGAGGAGATCCACGGAATTGAGGAATAAAAACATTCAGTTTGGGATACAGACAGGGAAGCCCCCGGCGTTTGGCAGTTTTTGCTGACGCCGGGGGCTTTGTAAGCTGCAATG
This genomic window contains:
- a CDS encoding LysR family transcriptional regulator, with the protein product MTIAQIKYFIAVAKCLSFTKAAEQLFITQPALSRHIRNMEEELNIQLFVRTGSGIHLTPAGISLFEGFSSIYESYTGQVARAEKIQAGLSGRLKIGVLSQTNIADFMPLIYHDFQKNHPNVDLWFTQGSFSSLLDGLYAGDLDLVFTLQFEIERKKSIVYQYVDHSRDHIVLSRYHPLAAREDLVLEDLKDEKFVMISPEDNPESSGLIFDLCKRHGFVPQAVYATSLEEQILWIEAGIGVTILDSRCELKNNREVKFYEMDSNWDPSLVLCWNQHNYNPLIAVFLQKMNEVLGLEDEEIHGIEE